The following coding sequences are from one Geodermatophilus normandii window:
- a CDS encoding response regulator, whose amino-acid sequence MGSTDAGAERQTHVDVVVVDDHPLFSRGLSLLLPGVSDGRVRVVATTDDASAAAALVRRHHADVAVVDLHMPPPGGVRAIAAIRRADPVVRVVALSGLAEADAALEALRAGAAGFLPKSADPEHLVRPLLAVLDGWSVVPEALLRQLLDDAAPTGEQTVADRLTSDERRLWRLVADGTSTVDIATTLHVSERTAKRLVASLLRSLGVATRVEAAALAGRVGLGKPTGGLG is encoded by the coding sequence GTGGGGTCGACCGACGCCGGGGCTGAGCGTCAGACGCACGTGGACGTGGTCGTCGTCGACGACCACCCGCTGTTCAGCCGGGGGCTGTCACTGCTGCTCCCCGGGGTGAGCGACGGCCGGGTGCGCGTGGTCGCCACCACCGACGACGCGTCCGCGGCGGCCGCGCTGGTGCGCCGGCACCACGCCGACGTCGCCGTCGTGGACCTGCACATGCCGCCACCGGGCGGCGTCCGCGCCATCGCGGCGATCCGCCGGGCCGACCCGGTGGTCCGCGTGGTCGCACTGTCCGGGCTGGCCGAGGCCGACGCGGCGCTGGAGGCGCTGCGGGCCGGGGCGGCCGGGTTCCTGCCCAAGAGCGCCGACCCGGAGCACCTGGTCCGCCCGCTGCTGGCGGTCCTCGACGGCTGGTCGGTGGTCCCCGAGGCGCTGCTGCGCCAGCTCCTCGACGACGCCGCGCCGACCGGCGAGCAGACCGTCGCCGACCGGCTGACCAGCGACGAGCGCCGGCTCTGGCGCCTGGTGGCCGACGGCACCAGCACCGTCGACATCGCCACCACGCTGCACGTGTCCGAGCGGACGGCCAAGCGGCTCGTGGCCTCGCTGCTGCGCAGCCTCGGGGTGGCCACCCGGGTGGAGGCGGCGGCGCTGGCCGGCCGGGTCGGCCTCGGCAAGCCGACCGGCGGGCTGGGCTGA
- a CDS encoding PH domain-containing protein codes for MTGGEATDLGQAAPEVSAPRRTSPLIVLVHTVTFRQARQVVPAAIPVVAAVGADGAGVVVALVVAVTALSLLFAALTWWRSTYLDTASSVVLTRGLLARSVRTVPNDRIRGVEVEAPALHRLFGLVRVRIDAAAGTMTGGDEEVVVDGVPRAEGDRLRTSVLTHRRAAVAPAGTDPSAPLPEGPAEEELARFDRRWLLYAPLVASYLAVPLAAVGALSRLLQELPRALRPDLDGPDLTDVRVLVVTAVVALLLLTLGAVAGAAVVNWGFRLVRRGGSLVAVRGLLTRRHTELEVDRVRGGTLAEGLGMRLVRAARVNALVTGLGAANRRGQLFPLGPRTEAVRLLGVLVDDPGPLAPHPPAARRRALVRAVGSGLLVTAAGTVLFLPTGFWGVLAAGVVLTVLGVPLGRGRYASLGHATGPRSFSVRSGLLVREQAVLQRRAVVGWQVRQTLFQRRAGLATVVACVGAGSGGYAAVDMAAADVAAFTEAASGRWATAPPADLPG; via the coding sequence GTGACGGGTGGCGAGGCGACGGACCTGGGACAGGCCGCGCCGGAGGTCAGCGCGCCCCGGCGCACCTCCCCGCTGATCGTCCTGGTGCACACGGTCACCTTCCGGCAGGCCCGGCAGGTCGTGCCCGCCGCGATCCCCGTGGTCGCCGCGGTGGGCGCCGACGGCGCGGGCGTCGTCGTGGCGCTGGTGGTGGCGGTGACGGCGCTCTCGCTGCTGTTCGCGGCGCTGACGTGGTGGCGGTCCACCTACCTCGACACCGCCTCCTCGGTGGTCCTCACCCGCGGCCTGCTGGCCCGCTCGGTGCGCACCGTGCCCAACGACCGCATCCGCGGCGTGGAGGTCGAGGCCCCCGCGCTGCACCGGCTGTTCGGGCTGGTCCGCGTCCGCATCGACGCCGCGGCCGGGACGATGACCGGCGGGGACGAGGAGGTCGTCGTCGACGGCGTCCCCCGGGCCGAGGGCGACCGGCTGCGCACCTCGGTGCTCACCCACCGCCGCGCCGCCGTCGCACCTGCCGGGACGGACCCGTCCGCCCCGCTGCCGGAGGGGCCGGCCGAGGAGGAGCTGGCCCGCTTCGACCGGCGCTGGCTGCTGTACGCGCCGCTGGTCGCCAGCTACCTCGCGGTGCCGCTGGCCGCGGTCGGCGCGCTGTCGCGGCTGCTGCAGGAGCTGCCCCGGGCCCTGCGCCCCGACCTCGACGGGCCCGACCTCACCGACGTCCGCGTCCTCGTCGTCACCGCGGTCGTGGCGCTGCTCCTGCTGACCCTCGGCGCGGTGGCCGGGGCGGCGGTCGTCAACTGGGGCTTCCGGCTGGTGCGCCGCGGCGGCTCGCTGGTCGCCGTCCGCGGGCTGCTGACCCGGCGGCACACCGAGCTGGAGGTCGACCGGGTCCGCGGCGGCACCCTCGCCGAGGGCCTGGGCATGCGGTTGGTCCGCGCCGCCCGGGTCAACGCGCTGGTCACCGGCCTGGGGGCGGCCAACCGGCGCGGCCAGCTGTTCCCGCTGGGCCCCCGGACCGAGGCGGTGCGGCTGCTCGGCGTGCTCGTCGACGACCCCGGTCCCCTCGCGCCGCACCCGCCGGCCGCGCGACGTCGGGCGCTGGTGCGCGCCGTCGGCAGCGGGCTGCTCGTCACCGCGGCCGGCACGGTGCTGTTCCTCCCCACCGGGTTCTGGGGCGTGCTCGCCGCCGGGGTGGTGCTCACGGTGCTCGGCGTCCCGCTCGGTCGCGGCCGCTACGCGTCGCTCGGGCACGCGACCGGGCCGCGGTCCTTCAGCGTGCGCAGCGGGCTGCTGGTGCGCGAGCAGGCGGTGCTGCAGCGGCGCGCCGTCGTTGGCTGGCAGGTGCGGCAGACCCTCTTCCAGCGGCGGGCCGGACTGGCCACCGTCGTCGCCTGCGTCGGCGCCGGCAGCGGCGGCTACGCGGCCGTCGACATGGCTGCCGCCGACGTCGCGGCGTTCACCGAGGCCGCCTCCGGCCGGTGGGCCACGGCCCCGCCGGCCGACCTCCCCGGCTGA
- a CDS encoding sensor histidine kinase: protein MTLAPDTPRTARSGSGRLLPDLARVVRDHVVRAVRRPAPEPDVPPTPDSALLRAMCHDMKSPLASLEALLRSLEDAPTRRDEVLNLARAQTAHLSSMLRTADASAGATRRAPGGRLLDDVVRASVAASGLPPRQLTVGVQDCAADVTVGDARVQRILTNLLENAHRHGDGVPVLLAVTCREGWVRLALTQDVAHPERVVQYLRHDAPPVDLTGLGLWSVQRHARDLGGAVVWATSAAGLTLCVQLPDR from the coding sequence GTGACCCTGGCCCCCGACACACCCCGTACCGCCCGGTCCGGTTCCGGACGGCTGCTCCCCGACCTCGCCCGCGTGGTGCGCGACCACGTGGTCCGCGCGGTCCGCCGGCCCGCCCCCGAGCCCGACGTCCCGCCCACGCCCGACAGCGCGCTGCTGCGGGCGATGTGCCACGACATGAAGAGCCCGCTGGCCTCCCTGGAGGCGCTGCTGCGCTCGCTGGAGGACGCGCCCACCCGGCGCGACGAGGTGCTGAACCTCGCCCGTGCCCAGACCGCGCACCTGTCCTCGATGCTGCGCACCGCCGACGCCTCCGCCGGGGCCACGCGACGGGCACCCGGCGGCCGGCTGCTCGACGACGTCGTCCGCGCGTCGGTGGCCGCCTCCGGGCTGCCGCCGCGCCAGCTGACCGTCGGGGTGCAGGACTGCGCCGCCGACGTGACCGTCGGCGACGCCCGCGTGCAGCGGATCCTCACCAACCTGCTGGAGAACGCCCACCGGCACGGCGACGGCGTCCCGGTGCTGCTCGCCGTGACCTGCCGGGAGGGCTGGGTCCGGCTCGCGCTGACGCAGGACGTGGCCCACCCCGAACGGGTCGTGCAGTACCTGCGCCACGACGCGCCGCCGGTCGACCTCACCGGCCTGGGGCTGTGGTCGGTGCAGCGGCACGCCCGCGACCTGGGCGGCGCGGTCGTCTGGGCCACCTCCGCGGCCGGCCTCACCCTCTGCGTCCAGCTCCCCGACCGCTGA
- a CDS encoding PH domain-containing protein, which produces MSAPPALPVREPAWSLSRSAIWLWVTQGVLGTLVYGVLVAVFVLAVPSSVGGPVPVLRWLLPALVAVYAVVAVGIRPWIRYRVHRWEVTAETVHALTGWLSRTWTLVPVARIQTVDVTRGVLQQLYGLASVAVLTASSQGTVRVPHLEVGVAERVAEDLARRAEQVRDEAT; this is translated from the coding sequence ATGTCCGCTCCCCCCGCGCTCCCGGTCCGCGAGCCGGCCTGGTCGCTGTCGCGCTCGGCGATCTGGCTGTGGGTCACGCAGGGGGTGCTCGGCACGCTGGTCTACGGCGTCCTGGTGGCGGTGTTCGTGCTGGCGGTGCCGTCGTCGGTGGGCGGGCCGGTCCCGGTGCTGCGGTGGCTGCTGCCGGCACTGGTCGCCGTGTACGCGGTCGTGGCGGTCGGCATCCGGCCGTGGATCCGCTACCGCGTGCACCGCTGGGAGGTCACCGCGGAGACGGTGCACGCCCTCACCGGCTGGCTCAGCCGCACCTGGACGCTGGTGCCGGTCGCGCGGATCCAGACCGTCGACGTCACCCGCGGCGTGCTGCAGCAGCTCTACGGCCTGGCCAGCGTCGCGGTGCTCACCGCGTCGTCGCAGGGCACCGTCCGGGTGCCGCACCTGGAGGTCGGCGTCGCCGAGCGGGTGGCCGAGGACCTCGCCCGCCGCGCCGAGCAGGTCCGGGACGAGGCCACGTGA
- a CDS encoding rhodanese-like domain-containing protein, translating into MPQQVPTVSAGEVPEDAVLLDVREDDEWVTGHAQGATHIPMGDVPARLDEVPDGDPVYVVCRSGGRSARVAAWLNRNGYDAVNVGDGMGGWRAAGRPLVSETGQPPFVL; encoded by the coding sequence ATGCCGCAGCAGGTCCCGACCGTGTCCGCAGGCGAGGTCCCCGAGGACGCCGTCCTCCTCGACGTCCGCGAGGACGACGAGTGGGTGACCGGCCACGCCCAGGGCGCCACGCACATCCCGATGGGCGACGTCCCGGCACGGCTCGACGAGGTGCCCGACGGTGACCCGGTCTACGTCGTCTGCCGCAGCGGCGGGCGCTCGGCGCGGGTGGCCGCCTGGCTCAACCGCAACGGCTACGACGCGGTGAACGTCGGCGACGGCATGGGCGGGTGGCGGGCGGCCGGCCGGCCCCTGGTGAGCGAGACCGGCCAGCCGCCCTTCGTCCTGTGA